In Helianthus annuus cultivar XRQ/B chromosome 3, HanXRQr2.0-SUNRISE, whole genome shotgun sequence, a single window of DNA contains:
- the LOC110886886 gene encoding (R)-mandelonitrile lyase-like, protein MMNFQTIFHNIFLFCLLLRIRLQQVNCSFHHDSPPDSGYLRFTYEATDFSPAKAYDYIIIGGGTAGCPLAATLSESYSVLLLERGSSLNKSVLYESNFFQTLLAANDNDSPAQTFISEDGLQIVRARILGGGSMINGGFYSRADDYSYDNAGIEWDMRAVERAYEWVENSIVTHPARLNRFQTSLFNGLLESGVVPDSGFTFDHVQGTKIGGSTFNDSGIRHGAVELLNNANPENLDVLVHAMVDRVIFSTFNPLGN, encoded by the exons ATGATGAACTTTCAAACAATATTTCATAACATTTTTCTCTTTTGTCTCCTGTTGCGCATTCGGCTGCAACAAGTAAATTGCTCTTTTCACCACGATTCTCCTCCAG ATTCAGGTTACCTTCGTTTTACATACGAAGCCACTGATTTCTCTCCGGCGAAAGCTTACGATTACATCATTATCGGTGGAGGGACTGCTGGTTGCCCATTAGCTGCCACTTTATCTGAATCATATTCTGTCCTGCTACTTGAGAGGGGCAGTAGTTTGAACAAGAGTGTTTTATATGAAAGTAATTTCTTTCAGACTCTCTTAGCTGCAAACGATAATGATTCACCGGCTCAAACTTTTATTTCGGAAGATGGTTTACAGATCGTAAGGGCGAggattttggggggtggtagCATGATAAATGGAGGATTTTATTCGAGAGCCGATGATTACTCTTACGATAACGCAGGTATCGAATGGGATATGAGAGCTGTTGAAAGAGCCTACGAGTGGGTAGAAAATAGTATTGTTACTCATCCAGCACGTTTAAATAGGTTTCAAACTTCTTTATTTAATGGGTTACTCGAATCAGGAGTTGTTCCTGATAGTGGGTTCACCTTTGACCACGTTCAAGGAACCAAGATTGGTGGTTCAACATTCAATGATTCGGGGATACGACATGGGGCGGTTGAGCTTCTGAACAATGCCAACCCGGAAAATTTGGATGTGTTGGTTCATGCGATGGTCGACCGGGTGATCTTCTCCACCTTCAACCCTTTAGGTAATTAA
- the LOC118490389 gene encoding (R)-mandelonitrile lyase 1-like: MIEAWYRWVFYSHISPYLTCWDHKKAANFSINSQPISAVGVVYHDSNGKYHEVHVRTDGEVILSAGAIGSPQLLLLSGLGPTSYLSSLNIPVVREHPFIGQFMADNPRTGVNILLRDSITDLGLRVVGITESGPYIESFSVPPNTPLTSIIPFVGSVALFNSSVQIIGGKITRPKSKGSLHLLSASNVTVSPSVRFNYYNHTEDINQCWNAVEVIRKLLATPTMEEYKFGGQDFKFIGLPLPEESSDYETTASFCRDTLSTYWHMHGGCLPNKVVDSHLKVIGVDSLRVVDASTFFNSPGTNPQATIMMLGRYIGVKMLEERAAIRS, from the exons ATGATTGAAGCTTGGTATCGTTGGGTCTTTTATAGCCATATTTCTCCGTATCTAACTTGTTGGGATCATAAAAAGGCTGCTAACTTTTCTATCAATTCTCAACCAATAT CTGCGGTTGGAGTTGTATACCACGATTCAAACGGAAAATATCACGAAGTTCATGTAAGAACGGATGGAGAGGTAATTTTGAGTGCCGGAGCCATTGGAAGTCCACAACTTTTGCTGCTAAGTGGACTCGGGCCAACTTCGTACCTTTCATCCTTgaatattcctgttgttcgggagcATCCTTTCATCGGGCAGTTCATGGCTGATAATCCACGAACTGGGGTAAATATCTTGCTTCGAGATTCAATAACAGATTTAGGCCTCCGTGTGGTTGGGATTACTGAAAGTGGACCATACATTGAGTCGTTTTCAGTCCCCCCAAACACACCTCTCACGAGTATCATACCTTTTGTGGGTTCAGTGGCACTTTTTAACTCAAGTGTGCAGATAATTGGTGGAAAGATTACTAGGCCTAAATCAAAAGGTTCATTACATCTCTTATCTGCTTCCAATGTAACGGTTAGCCCAAGCGTCCGCTTTAATTACTACAATCACACCGAAGACATAAATCAATGCTGGAACGCTGTGGAAGTTATTAGAAAACTGTTGGCTACTCCAACCATGGAAGAGTACAAGTTCGGTGGACAAGATTTCAAATTTATTGGGTTGCCGTTACCTGAGGAGTCATCTGACTATGAGACCACTGCGAGTTTCTGTCGTGACACTTTGTCCACATATTGGCATATGCATGGTGGATGCTTGCCTAACAAGGTGGTTGATAGCCATCTGAAAGTCATCGGGGTTGATTCTTTACGAGTCGTCGATGCTTCAACATTTTTTAACTCACCGGGAACAAATCCTCAGGCAACCATTATGATGTTGGGCCGGTATATTGGTGTGAAAATGCTTGAAGAGAGAGCAGCAATCCGTTCTTAG